A window of the Candidatus Firestonebacteria bacterium RIFOXYD2_FULL_39_29 genome harbors these coding sequences:
- a CDS encoding 6-phosphofructokinase — MKTIGVLTTGGDASGMNAAIRAVVRTAIFNGLKVYGIKRGYKGLIDGEIEEMGATSVSGIINCGGTILKTIRCPEFRNKINQKKAVENLKCYGIDGLVIIGGNGSLAGGAALYYGWKVPVVNIPASIDNDLCYTDYTVGFDTAVNTALEAIDKIRDTATSHDRVFVVEVMGRDNGLIALEVALGSGAEAVLIPEIKPDLDKVCQLLDKGHKRGKHSSIIIVAEGVMSGYEAAKQIRKKTKGLEVRVSVLGYMQRGGSPTAFSRAIAARLGQKAVELLLKEKYGKMVGVIGNKVVSTDIKKVLRTKKTIDISDYRLVGVLSS, encoded by the coding sequence ATAAAAACGATCGGTGTCTTAACAACGGGCGGGGATGCTTCAGGGATGAATGCGGCTATCCGGGCTGTTGTCAGGACGGCTATTTTTAACGGGCTAAAGGTTTACGGGATTAAAAGAGGGTACAAAGGTTTAATAGACGGCGAAATTGAAGAGATGGGTGCTACCTCTGTTTCCGGTATTATTAATTGCGGTGGCACAATTCTTAAGACTATCCGCTGTCCGGAGTTTCGTAATAAAATAAATCAGAAGAAGGCTGTGGAAAATTTAAAGTGCTACGGTATTGACGGGCTTGTGATAATTGGCGGTAACGGTTCACTCGCCGGCGGCGCGGCACTATATTACGGATGGAAAGTTCCGGTTGTAAACATTCCGGCGTCCATAGATAATGATCTATGTTATACCGACTATACGGTCGGTTTTGATACGGCCGTCAATACGGCACTTGAAGCTATTGATAAAATAAGGGATACCGCGACCTCTCATGACCGGGTCTTTGTTGTGGAAGTCATGGGTCGGGATAACGGGCTTATCGCGCTGGAAGTAGCTCTTGGATCAGGTGCGGAAGCCGTACTCATTCCCGAGATAAAACCCGACCTCGATAAAGTCTGTCAACTGCTTGACAAGGGTCATAAAAGGGGAAAGCACAGCAGTATTATAATTGTTGCAGAGGGCGTTATGTCGGGGTACGAAGCAGCAAAACAGATAAGGAAGAAGACGAAAGGTCTTGAAGTCAGGGTAAGTGTTCTCGGTTATATGCAAAGAGGCGGCTCGCCGACTGCATTTTCAAGAGCTATAGCGGCAAGGCTCGGGCAAAAAGCTGTAGAATTATTGCTTAAAGAAAAATACGGCAAGATGGTCGGTGTAATCGGCAATAAGGTGGTTTCCACGGATATTAAGAAAGTTTTAAGAACGAAAAAGACTATAGACATTTCTGATTACCGGCTTGTAGGGGTACTGTCTTCGTAA
- a CDS encoding type IV pili twitching motility protein PilT yields the protein MHINDILKEMVNKNASDLHIKSGSVPTYRINGVYVDSEFPVLNSQAVRDLINQMTDDTLRQKFDEDRELDFAYAVEDLARFRVNVYLQTGNLASVIRVIPLRVMTIDELGLPQILKKISEKTRGLVLVTGPTGSGKSTTIAAMIDYINSTRRCHIVTIEDPVEFLHKDKSAKVDQREVGRDTLSFTNALKRVLRQDPNVILIGEIRDLETIATAITAAETGHLVFATLHTGSVAQTIDRIVDVFPPEQQQQIRSQLSLTLEAIICQVLLPKADNKGRAVALEIMLSNHAIRNMIRENELAQVPSSMLTGKAEGMQIMDNVLKDLVNAGTITYEAALTKAHHPDNFRGLLLHDLGKK from the coding sequence ATGCATATAAACGATATATTAAAAGAAATGGTCAATAAGAATGCTTCTGATTTGCATATAAAATCCGGAAGTGTTCCTACTTACAGAATAAACGGCGTGTATGTGGATTCTGAATTTCCTGTCCTCAATTCTCAAGCCGTGCGTGATCTGATTAATCAGATGACGGATGATACGTTAAGACAGAAGTTTGATGAAGATAGAGAGCTGGATTTTGCCTATGCGGTGGAGGATCTTGCCCGGTTCCGTGTTAATGTATATCTTCAGACGGGTAACCTGGCAAGTGTAATAAGAGTAATCCCTCTCAGGGTAATGACTATTGACGAACTTGGTTTGCCGCAGATTTTGAAAAAAATATCCGAAAAGACAAGAGGCCTTGTACTGGTTACCGGACCGACCGGCTCAGGAAAATCCACAACTATAGCTGCGATGATAGACTACATTAATTCTACAAGACGATGTCATATTGTTACAATTGAAGATCCTGTAGAATTTTTGCATAAAGATAAAAGCGCCAAGGTGGACCAGCGTGAAGTCGGGCGGGACACCCTCTCCTTTACCAATGCTCTAAAAAGAGTATTGAGGCAGGATCCTAATGTAATTCTTATAGGAGAAATAAGGGATCTTGAAACCATTGCAACCGCGATAACCGCGGCGGAAACCGGCCATCTGGTTTTTGCGACCCTCCATACAGGTTCTGTAGCTCAAACAATAGACAGGATTGTGGATGTCTTTCCTCCTGAACAACAGCAGCAGATCAGAAGCCAGCTTTCCCTGACTCTTGAAGCTATAATTTGCCAGGTTCTTCTTCCTAAAGCAGATAACAAGGGCAGGGCTGTAGCTCTTGAGATAATGCTTTCAAATCATGCGATACGTAACATGATACGCGAAAATGAATTGGCGCAGGTACCTTCTTCCATGCTTACCGGAAAAGCGGAAGGCATGCAAATAATGGATAATGTGTTGAAAGATCTTGTAAATGCAGGAACTATTACCTACGAGGCGGCTCTTACAAAAGCGCATCACCCGGATAATTTCAGAGGCCTCCTGCTTCATGATCTGGGAAAAAAATAA
- a CDS encoding TIGR00268 family protein: MSKLGKLQIILKTMKRVLIAYSGGADSTLLLKIAADTLGKKNVLAVIAASETYPASEIDSAVKIAKIIKVNLSVIKTEELKDQRFLKNPAERCYYCKLELFGKLKKIARKNGYRFVLDGANYDDRLDFRPGAKAGRALGIKSPLKEAGFTKIEIRKLSKILKLPTWNKPSMACLASRVPYGMRINNKILDQIGKAEEYLKKEYFKQVRVRHHGNMARIEVMPKDFKLFLKPGVTEKIAEKLKKIGYTYITLDIEGFRSGSMNLVLKGRK; this comes from the coding sequence ATGAGTAAACTCGGAAAACTTCAGATAATCCTGAAAACCATGAAAAGGGTTCTTATTGCTTATTCAGGAGGGGCGGACAGCACTTTGCTGTTAAAAATAGCCGCGGACACTCTGGGGAAGAAGAATGTTCTTGCCGTAATTGCAGCTTCCGAGACTTATCCTGCTTCAGAGATTGATTCTGCCGTTAAAATAGCGAAAATAATAAAAGTAAATTTATCCGTAATTAAAACAGAAGAACTTAAAGATCAGCGTTTCTTGAAAAACCCCGCAGAAAGATGTTATTACTGTAAACTTGAACTCTTCGGAAAACTTAAAAAAATTGCCCGTAAAAACGGGTATAGATTTGTTCTTGACGGGGCAAATTATGATGATAGGCTGGATTTCAGGCCGGGGGCAAAGGCAGGAAGAGCGCTGGGAATTAAAAGCCCTTTAAAAGAGGCTGGGTTTACGAAAATAGAAATCAGAAAACTCTCAAAAATACTTAAACTCCCTACCTGGAATAAGCCTTCCATGGCTTGTCTGGCTTCCAGGGTCCCTTACGGGATGAGAATTAATAATAAAATATTGGATCAGATAGGAAAGGCAGAGGAATATCTCAAGAAAGAATATTTTAAACAGGTGAGAGTCCGGCATCACGGTAATATGGCCAGAATAGAAGTAATGCCAAAAGATTTTAAACTCTTTTTAAAACCCGGTGTAACCGAAAAAATTGCGGAAAAACTTAAAAAAATCGGTTATACTTATATTACCTTGGACATTGAGGGTTTTCGAAGCGGAAGTATGAATCTTGTTTTGAAGGGTAGAAAGTGA
- a CDS encoding endonuclease III, translating to MVTNENIDIVIKILKKEIKKYKEPIVGVIAKATKDPFKVLISTMISLRTKDDVTTEASKRLFLLAGSPAEMIKLTDRAIEKAIYPAGFYRVKAKAIKKTAGMLLENFGGKVPDTLEELLTLSGVGRKTSNLVMILGFNKYGICVDIHVHRITNRWGYVKTKNPEKTEFALRKKLPKKHWKIINDLLVTYGQNLCHPVSPKCTRCKIAGYCGRIGVTTKR from the coding sequence ATGGTAACTAACGAAAATATTGATATTGTTATAAAAATACTGAAAAAAGAAATAAAGAAATATAAAGAACCCATTGTCGGAGTAATCGCAAAAGCTACTAAAGACCCTTTTAAAGTTCTGATTTCTACAATGATATCTCTTCGAACAAAAGATGATGTGACCACGGAGGCTTCAAAAAGACTCTTTCTACTGGCGGGAAGCCCTGCCGAAATGATAAAATTAACAGACAGGGCTATAGAAAAAGCCATTTATCCTGCGGGTTTTTACAGGGTTAAAGCAAAAGCAATAAAGAAAACTGCAGGAATGCTCCTTGAAAATTTCGGCGGAAAAGTTCCGGATACGCTGGAAGAACTTCTTACTCTAAGTGGAGTCGGAAGAAAGACTTCCAATCTTGTTATGATCCTAGGATTTAATAAGTATGGCATCTGCGTGGATATCCATGTGCATAGGATTACGAACAGATGGGGCTATGTAAAAACGAAAAATCCGGAAAAGACTGAATTTGCTCTGCGGAAAAAGCTTCCTAAAAAACACTGGAAAATTATAAATGACCTGCTAGTGACTTACGGACAAAACCTGTGTCATCCGGTATCCCCCAAATGCACCAGGTGTAAAATAGCCGGGTATTGTGGTAGAATAGGTGTAACAACGAAGAGATAG